The Terriglobus roseus region TGGCAAGACGTATAGCGGAGATGTGGTTCGTATTGACGACTTCAACGTGACGCTGCGAAGCTCCGACGGGATTTCACATAGCTTCAGTCGCACGCCGGGAACAGTCGTTACCGTGGTTCATCCGTTTGCGGCGCACGAGGCCCTGCTCGATCAATACACCGATGCCGACATCCACAACCTGACTGCTTACCTGGACACGCTAAAATGACCGGCCTCGCGATGAAGTTACGCAACATGCCACTGTTCCTGCTTGCCGTCTACATGCCGCTTCTGGCGCAGACATCCGTGAACCAGAACAATCCGCACGATACGACCAAGCGCGATCCGGGAGCTGTTCGCACCGCGGCAACGCAGAAGGCACCTGTGGATGCCGGCGTACCGAGCCTCGCGGCCGGAGATTGGCCAACCTATAACGGAGATCTGTCCGGCCGTCGTTATAGCCCTCTGACGAAGATCAACACGACCAACGTCAAGCAACTGGAACTGGCATGGACCTTCCGCGTCAACGAGACGTCGGGTGGCGGACGCCGCATTTCATCCACTCCGCTTGAGGTTGACGGCGTGTTGTACTTCACCGTTCCCAGCCATGTGTGGGCGGTGGACGCTCGCACTGGCGTCAAGCTTTGGCAGTTCGACTGGAAGAGCAAGGGCGGAGAGGCAATCGGCAATCGCGGTGTGGCCGTTCGTGGCAATACGGTTTACTTTGAGACGGAAGACGATTACCTTGTCGCGATTGACCGATCCACAGGCCAGGAGAAGTGGCATGCAGAGATTGGCGAGGCTGAAGCGAACCGCGCGAAGTTCAACTTCGGCAGCGTACCGCCCACCATCATTAAGAACCACGTGATGGTAGGTGTCTCCGGTGATGACTTTGATGTGCCAGGCTTTATCGAAGCACACGATCCGGAGACGGGGGCACTACAATGGCGTTGGTATACGCACCCCAACCCCGGGGAGCCGGAGGCGAAAAGCTGGCCTAATGATGAAGCCATGCTGCACGGCGGTGGAATGACCTGGGTGCCCGGAACATACGATCCGGAGTTGAACCTCTACTACTTTGGCACAGGCAATGCACAGCCGGTCATCAACGGTGAAGCACGGCCGGGCGACAACCTCTATACCGGCACCATATGCGCACTGAACCCGGATACGGGCAAGCTGGTGTGGTACTTCCAACCTAATCCGCACGACACGCACGACTGGGATGCCGTGCAGACGCCCGTACTCATCGACGGCGTGATCAATGGCCAGAAGCGCAAGCTGTTGGCGCAGGCCAGCCGCAATGGTTGGTTCTTCGTACTGGATCGCACGAATGGCAAAGCTCTGGTCAGCACGCCGTTTGCTCACCAGAGCTGGACGCTCGGTCTCAATAGCAAAGGCCAGCCCATCCCAAACCCAGAGAAGATGCCCAAACCAAATGGCTCGCTGGTGTCGCCCAACCAGTCAGGCGCGGCGAACTGGCATCCTCCTTCATACGATCCGCAGACCGGACTGTTCTATGTCGCCGCATCCGACGCATACAGCGTCTACTACGTTTTCGACAACAACAAGAAGCCCGAAGGATGGGCGGGCAATGATCGAGGCGGCTACTCGAGATTTGCGTTGCGTGCGCTGGATTACAAGACGGGCAAGCTGAGATGGGAACACCCGTGGATCGCTGGCAGCGCACGCTCCGGCATGCTGACCACGGCAGGCGGCCTTCTATTCACAGGCGACACCGTCTCAAGCTTCGTTGCGTTCAACGCCGCGACGGGTGCAATCCTGTGGCACGCGGGGCTGGGTAACCCGGTGACCAACGGCCCAACGACGTTCGTGCTTGATGGGCAGCAATACGTCACGGCTGCAGCGGGCGACACACTG contains the following coding sequences:
- a CDS encoding acido-empty-quinoprotein group A, which encodes MPLFLLAVYMPLLAQTSVNQNNPHDTTKRDPGAVRTAATQKAPVDAGVPSLAAGDWPTYNGDLSGRRYSPLTKINTTNVKQLELAWTFRVNETSGGGRRISSTPLEVDGVLYFTVPSHVWAVDARTGVKLWQFDWKSKGGEAIGNRGVAVRGNTVYFETEDDYLVAIDRSTGQEKWHAEIGEAEANRAKFNFGSVPPTIIKNHVMVGVSGDDFDVPGFIEAHDPETGALQWRWYTHPNPGEPEAKSWPNDEAMLHGGGMTWVPGTYDPELNLYYFGTGNAQPVINGEARPGDNLYTGTICALNPDTGKLVWYFQPNPHDTHDWDAVQTPVLIDGVINGQKRKLLAQASRNGWFFVLDRTNGKALVSTPFAHQSWTLGLNSKGQPIPNPEKMPKPNGSLVSPNQSGAANWHPPSYDPQTGLFYVAASDAYSVYYVFDNNKKPEGWAGNDRGGYSRFALRALDYKTGKLRWEHPWIAGSARSGMLTTAGGLLFTGDTVSSFVAFNAATGAILWHAGLGNPVTNGPTTFVLDGQQYVTAAAGDTLYAFVLR